GATTCAAGTTTCATTCCACAGATCGGACATTTTCCCCTATTTTCCATAATAACTTCCTTATGCATAGGACATATATATAAAGTTTTTATTTCTCCTTCCTTTAGCTTTATTTCAGAAGTCTTTGGTGAGCATTTACTCTCTTTGGGAGGGCAGCAGGTTTTTTGCATTTCCTTTTTACCTTCCGGATGGGTTTCATGTTGAAACCCGTATAGGTTTATATATATTGAAAGGGTTAAAACCCCTGTGAACATTAAAAATTTTTTCATAATTCGCCTCCTGTTATTTCCTCAATTTTTGATTTTATTTTTAAAAGTTCAGTTAAAATCATTAAGTAATCTATTTTTGATTCATAAAGCATTTTTTCACTTTCTAAATAAAATAAAAAATCTAATTTTCCTGAAATGTAACCTGCTTCTGCACTTATAAAGGATTCTTCAGCTTTTGGTAAAATTTTCTCTTTAAAAATTTTTAATCTTTCAAGTTTTGATTTGTAAAGGGAAATAAGGTAATATAGTTCCTTTTTTAATTCAAGTTTTTTATTTAGAAGTTCCCATTTTGAACTTTTTAGTTTTGCATTTTTTTCTTTTATCTCGTAAAATTCTCTGAAGAATAGTGGAATTTCAAAAGAAAGGGCAATTTTTTTCTCTCCTGTTTTTGTATTATAAAGAACTTCTGGCATCGGGTCAGGAATTAAATTTTGGTAAGATAAAATTTTTTCCTTATTTTTTGCTTTTACATCAAATTCCATTGCCTTTAAAATGGGATTTTTTTCATAAAGAACTTTTATTAAAGAGTCTTCATTTATTTTTATTTCTTCAAAGATAACTTCTTCGGTTATTTCAGGAATTTCCTCTGTATTTAAAAGTTTTTTAAAATTTTCCCTTATTTTTATTTTTTCTGATTCAAGGAGACTAATTTCATTTTTCATTTTTTCAAGTTCAATCTGGCTTTTAAGAACTTCATATAAACTTGCTGAACCTGATTCATATTTCCTTTCAGTTATCTCTTTCATTTTACTTAAGATTTCTACTTGATTTTTAGTTATTTCAATTTTTTTATTTATAAAATAGTATTCATAAAAGTTCT
The window above is part of the candidate division WOR-3 bacterium genome. Proteins encoded here:
- a CDS encoding heavy metal-binding domain-containing protein, coding for MKKFLMFTGVLTLSIYINLYGFQHETHPEGKKEMQKTCCPPKESKCSPKTSEIKLKEGEIKTLYICPMHKEVIMENRGKCPICGMKLESKKMIYKNGKWEIYEGREKNQKIEDKK
- a CDS encoding TolC family protein — encoded protein: MKNLIFLTIFNLTLFSDTLKLKETLNIVLEKNPEIKSLYEKLKEKGSRILPSFTPPNPRITFREMFTEENISIMQEIPLPTKLITEGLMAKDEYKMEFYLYQAKILEIIRELKENFYEYYFINKKIEITKNQVEILSKMKEITERKYESGSASLYEVLKSQIELEKMKNEISLLESEKIKIRENFKKLLNTEEIPEITEEVIFEEIKINEDSLIKVLYEKNPILKAMEFDVKAKNKEKILSYQNLIPDPMPEVLYNTKTGEKKIALSFEIPLFFREFYEIKEKNAKLKSSKWELLNKKLELKKELYYLISLYKSKLERLKIFKEKILPKAEESFISAEAGYISGKLDFLFYLESEKMLYESKIDYLMILTELLKIKSKIEEITGGEL